The Camelus bactrianus isolate YW-2024 breed Bactrian camel chromosome 13, ASM4877302v1, whole genome shotgun sequence nucleotide sequence GTCGATCTTCTAGCCATGATTTCTTGGCCCCAGGTACCTTGGACTCAGTTGAAGTTTATAACCCTCATTCAGATACGTGGACAGAAATTGGTAACATGATCACCAGTCGCTGTGAAGGAGGTATTGCTGTACTGTGAAACAGAAAGCATAAGAGAGCAcaagaaacattttgaaaatacaagATCTGACCTGTTGCAATCACACTTGTATTTGGTGATCAGACCCTTTCATTCTATTGAGTTTTTTGTGAATTGGGTAGATAAATGActgaagaatgatttttttttttaatttgagtaaGAAGTGATATGGAATATGTCCTAAATTAATAAAGAGCTCACACAAATTTGCCAAGCTTACCAATATAAATTCTGTTTATGCTCTAGAATTGTCCAGTTAGGGGTAGAGTTCTATTTGTAAAATAACAATTTGCTAGGAGCTTCTTGGCAAATAGTCCCTTTAGCTGCTTCTCCAGTACAGTTCGTGCTGGAATGTGACCCTTATGTGATGTAAAAATGTCAAtgaaacacttttaaaatgtctgtataTTCATGATTCAATCCAGAGCACATTTTTCCATGGCCATAGTTTACCCTACAGAGAAAAGCCAATGAAACAACttcctacttttattttaatccaGGAGTTTTCACTAGCCTCAAACTTATTGGCAGTAGTTATATGGGAAATATCTAGCTATTTATATAGATAGCTAAGTTTTTGCTTGTTGataacaacataaaaaaaaaatcttttgctcACTTATGTTTTTGTGTTGATGCTGGAATGCAAGTGAGGTATTAATAGGAGGTTCTTAGTGACAGTCTTTTATTGCGATAGGATGATGTAATGGATGATAGAGCCCAGATGGTTGTATGCACCTATTTTCTAAATAGTCACCAAAAGTATCTGTTTGGCTTTGGGAAGAGGGAGTTTTATTAGATTATCAAGTTTCGTGAAGCTTATTTGTACTTGAGCAAGTCTAAGTGTGAGCTTACTACAAAGCTGCTGCCTGGCTTGGAGAAGATGGAATTCTAGGTACCTGTAAAACTTTTTATAGACCCTAACTCATAAGTGTCAGTTGAAAAGGCTGATCCAAAACTGCTTCTCAGAACTTCTCATTTTCCCCTGGAGAAGCATTCTAAAGAATTGTTCTCTGTCCAGTTCTGAGAGGAAGATTCTTCATATACATTCATtacttttaagttatttctgctaGTCAGCTGGAGCCACATGTATTAAAGGTTGTATACATTAAGGTTTACCTAGCTGTTCAGGATTTGATTTGCATATTCCTGACTTCCCCTTTTCTTTAGTAAAGTCCTTCAGTATATTGTTACAAGCATCAGCAGCTTATTTAGATAGAAAACCTTCGGTAAGCATTAAAGACTCAGGTAGCACTCACATCCAAAATATTTGGATTAATCCACAAGGATACTTTCTTTCATAACTTAATCATATGCGTATATTAAGAAAAGCTTATGTAGTACAAAGCTCTGTGTCCCTTTCTTTGGGATACCCTGAAAGTCTACAGATGCCTGGTTGAGATCTGTAAAATGTCAAGGAATGACGTATCATGATAATTTGTAAACTATTTAGGCTCTAACTCATGTGCCTTTAATATTTCTAGTTATAGAGAATCTTCATTCTGGTTCAAAAGAGATTTACAAATTTTCctataatttaattttcattattgcCTGGTGCCAACCTAAAATGGGATATGAAGGGAGGCTGCTTTGTACTGCTTTGACAAAAGTGTAATCAAGACAATCAGTGTTTGGGCTTAATAAACCCAGACAATCCCTAAAAACAGGTAATTGTAAATATGCTTATTTCCTAGGTAATGacagtttgttttaaaaagaatgtacTAATAAagtatcctgattttttttttttttttttgcttttccttgtATTACTTAACTTAGTTTATTATCAGCATTCCTGGATTATCAAACTATAGTAGAATTGCTCAGGTTTTTTAGGGTATTTTAATTTGAGGCACTTGCACATTTAGTTTtacatttaattctgttttctgagcAACTATTAACATGATATTCCtccaaaatatttaacaattcaATATGCTTCTAAATATCCTGTCCACTGTTCTTAAAATCAAATGTACTTTAAAATCATAATGTAATTAATTTGCAAAATGCATTTACCTGCATTTGTTTAGTGAAATTGGGCAATTAGCCTAAAAATATGACTTGCTCCTATCCTGAAAGATAATGAATTTGAGATcagagaaaagttttaaatttgtatCGTCCTTATGCAGTTTAGGAGGAGCAAAGAAGTAGGCTTCCTCACTGAAACACTTAATCTGATAAAGATCTTTTGAAGAATATGAGCTTGCTTTCTTTCAGTATTCAATATCAATATCAGTAAACTATTCTGTCCATTTGTAAAGAAGGATCATGTGATTTCAGCCACAGGCTTTAGCTGGTAAGCTTCTCTAATGATCGGAACAAGCTGTAGCTCTATAGtgttatatttgttttctagGGCTGCTTTAACAATGCaccacagaaatttaaacaacagaatttttgtctcacagttttggaagccTAAGTCTGAAATTGAGGTGTTGGTGGAGTTGATTCCTTCTAAGGTGTAACTAAGGAGGGATCTGTTCCAGGCTTCTCTTTGGCATGTAGATGATGGTCTTCATGTTCACACGGTATTCTAACTACTTGTTTATCTCTAAATTTTCCCTTGTTATAAGAACACAGGTAATATTACATTACAGcctacccttatgacctcattttaaccttattacctctgtaaagaccctatctacaagtaaggtcacattctgagatactggggattaGAACTTGAATGGACAATTCAACCTGTAACAGGTGTGTAAGAAAGTAAACAAGTTACCACTTTAGATTCTGATCTCTTCACAGCCAAGAATCACTAAAGTGGAAATCATATGTATATAATTCACTTATGAAATTTAAGTTACCTAATATTTGAATACATATACAAAGATAACACATACCAGGTGATATATTTGTATTCTTACAACATTtgaaatgttttcccttttttatgaGACTCAGCATCTCAAGAGACTAGGTTTTCAAGTTAGAATTCAAGgtgttgcttttgttgttttaaaaaagctTCTCCGTGAGTTAAATTTGTAATACTAGATGGTCCAACTCATTAGAACATTAAGATGGCTCCAGCTTGACTAGTTTCCTACTTGTATGTAGTAAtggctttattcttttaaatatttttgacctGCTGGTTTGGAGGTAAGTTGCATCTATACTCTGCCAAATAGCTgataaaaactggaaaatgtgTCAGGCTTTTCTTTGAACATGGCTTCCCCTTGTGACATTGCTCCCTACTGACTTCAGAGCCACAGATCTTTTCAGCTCATATACCTAGGTTATACCAGGTAAAATGAGCTTGGAAATGCACTTCCCAGGGGCAAGTGCAATGACCGCTCCACTGGAGCCACTGGAACAACCTATTATTTTCAGACCCTCACAGATACAaaattttcctcttaaaaagttgtgtgtgtgtgtgtgtgttttcagtgaTCTTAAAGCTCTAGCAAAAaggatttttcatcttttttattttacatttttcaaaacaacaaaaacattgAAATTATTAACTGGCTGACTATTTAattcataaaaagataatgaGAACTGTAACCTAATGACATGAAAAGGCATTGTTAGGGATTTTCAAGCTGTTTCTCAGTGATTCCTGTAAagatttctagaaatgaaaactaatttgTGAAGAATAAATTACCATtggtgagggaaaaaaagagctaaacaggagaaggaggaaaaggtgATGCCAAAACACAACCTTACAAGGTTTCTAGCCAACATCCTAACGTCATCTACAgagttttatatttattctgtTCGCCCAGGTCTCTTGGGTCCTTTCTCTGGATAAATATCTTTAACTAGTAAAGTTATTACAAATGAAAGAAAGGCCACTAAAGTGGCTACTATCCTCAGGGCTTTGAACCAATTGGGATAATGTGGCAAGAGAAAAAGTTCACTGTGTAATGCTATTGCCAAACCTATTATTACTGTGACTATAGCTTCACTGAGTCTCTCAGAAATAAAGAAGGCAAACCATGAAAACACAACAGGAGTGAAACTATTAGCTAAATTGAGGAAGTCTGGCTTGGCTGGACTACCTTCTAGCAAAGCAAAACCCCATCTGATCCCTCCCAAGAAAGATAGGAAACTGGCTCCATAAGCCATCTGAGTAAAAGCTAATATGGGGCTGTAAGTCTTTGTCATCACCATGACCAGTGGTGGAGCAACGAAGGGGATTAGTCCTGCCAGAGTTATGTATAACGCTGGCTTTGGGCTGTCAGGCAGGTAACTGATAGTGCGTGGTGGCCTGGCTGGAAATACTGCTTGCTTTTGCTTCTTCTTAAAGCTGCACCGGGACGTATGATAATACTGTGTTTTGCTCATATACACTGGAAATGATGAGAGAAGCCAAGTCCTTGGAAACAAAGGGGAAAAGTTCTGCTGGAGACATGCCTTGACAGAAAGTATGTTTATTCTTCTGCTGGCTCCTAGTCTGACTGTAGAAGGATACTTCAGAATCTgtagagaaaataaaaccaaaagacaaaaaacagattaaaaagaaaatcaccaaaTGTCTTAATCCCAATCTGAAACAATACAATAACAATCTGCTTTCTGTTAACACACTGAACTTAAAGAAAGATTGAGCTACAGGGTGATGTTGTTATTGCTGGCAAAGACTATCAAACAGCTATACGATATGCAAAAGAAACTACTGAATAGAAACCCGTGATAAGTTTCCGCCTACCACTAATCTTATCCTATGAGAGAAATAACTGAAGGAGAAACAGGTAAAAACTAGTTCTTTAGTTTTTGGCATTCTCAACTGCCTCTTCTATTTATAAACTGCAAAAGAAGTGGCACTAACTACTGTGGCAATGCTATTTTATGTAGAAAAAATTAAGCTTTAGACACTATACTATTCATAGCTTCATGCCTTCCTACGCTGTCTCTGCCAGAATTCTAGCTTACCACTTTTTTATCTAGGGAACGtatctttcaaaattcagcttgAAGCTTTCTCCAGTCTGATTTAATGCTTCTATATGTAAGTACCCTATGCACACTTCCATCATAATCTCACAGTAAATTAAAATCATGTTTACTTGTCTGTCTCAGTAGACTCGAGAGCCAGGatcatattttttctttgcctgaaaaaaaaaatccccagtgCTTTTCACGGTACATGGCCAAATCAATAACCTTTCCTGTTGATTCTGTGCTTTAGTGAGCAGATTCCATACTTCAACTGATGAACAGATCAACAGTAACTCAAAAAATGttgaacaaaaaaatgaaagtcaTTTAAGAATCTTGGTGATTACTCAGAATGCTAGGAATGATTCCATCTTGAGGCCTTTTTCCTTTTGTCTAGAATGTTCTT carries:
- the TMEM69 gene encoding transmembrane protein 69 is translated as MLHFIQQFFQAPSKILKYPSTVRLGASRRINILSVKACLQQNFSPLFPRTWLLSSFPVYMSKTQYYHTSRCSFKKKQKQAVFPARPPRTISYLPDSPKPALYITLAGLIPFVAPPLVMVMTKTYSPILAFTQMAYGASFLSFLGGIRWGFALLEGSPAKPDFLNLANSFTPVVFSWFAFFISERLSEAIVTVIIGLAIALHSELFLLPHYPNWFKALRIVATLVAFLSFVITLLVKDIYPEKGPKRPGRTE